One genomic window of Medicago truncatula cultivar Jemalong A17 chromosome 1, MtrunA17r5.0-ANR, whole genome shotgun sequence includes the following:
- the LOC25485085 gene encoding F-box/LRR-repeat protein At3g48880, with product MESKKSSAVENGVIMWNFLLKELDNGVLVQIFKHLDIFESTSAIQRFTEALTKASTVQPVWETLDFSMLKSEFVKTPSEPFVWVNSGSDNTLYNLLFGALKLSQGKIKTLIFHYNLYLTNDQFIHMAVRCPLVRRLVFVSWNRIKRMGIRKAIRGWKDLESMTMPGIYNPRYVFEEISKHCKNFRELKVMGCIGIQFAYALTRCLPNLKVLSLRCSGLSKRALILILNKLKHLEVLNISHSCHVELVPDPYYEIEEYKFTGDIDPIIIEKASRLREFHTCIKESCIMCKRTRDDDGLVRWFKYEEGIWKHDEVSSLAL from the exons ATGGAATCCAAAAAGAGTAGTGCAGTGGAAAATGGCGTGATCATGTGGAACTTTCTTTTGAAGGAATTGGACAATGGTGTTTTGGTTCAGATTTTTAAGCACTTGGATATCTTTGAATCAACTTCAGCTATTCAACGTTTTACTGAAGCATTGACGAAAGCTAGCACTGTCCAACCGGTTTGGGAAACACTTGATTTCTCCATGTTGAAATCTGAATTTGTGAAGACTCCATCTGAGCCATTTGTTTGGGTCAATTCTGGCTCTGACAACACTTTGTACAATTTGTTGTTTGGTGCACTCAAACTCAGTCAAGGGAAAATCAAGACCTTGATTTTCCATTACAACTTGTATCTCACCAATGATCAATTCATCCACATGGCTGTTAG GTGTCCACTTGTAAGACGACTAGTCTTTGTATCGTGGAACCGAATAAAAAGAATGGGAATTCGAAAGGCAATTAGAGGCTGGAAAGATCTTGAGTCTATGACAATGCCAGGCATATATAATCCCCGAtatgtttttgaagaaatctcAAAGCATTGCAAGAACTTTAGAGAACTCAAGGTTATGGGTTGCATTGGCATACAATTTGCTTATGCACTCACAAGATGTCTTCCAAACCTAAAAGTATTGAGTCTGCGATGTTCAGGATTGTCAAAGAGAGCTCTCATTTTAATTCTAAATAAGCTAAAACATTTGGAAGTGCTCAACATTTCACATTCTTGTCATGTGGAACTCGTTCCAGATCCTTATTATGAGATTGAAGAGTATAAGTTTACCGGTGATATTGACCCTATTATCATTGAGAAAGCTTCTAGGTTACGTGAGTTTCACACATGCATCAAGGAATCGTGCATCATGTGTAAGAGGACAAGAGATGATGATGGGCTTGTTAGGTGGTTCAAGTATGAGGAAGGGATTTGGAAACATGATGAAGTTAGCTCTCTTGCACTTTGA
- the LOC25485084 gene encoding F-box/LRR-repeat protein At3g48880 codes for MEGIVSNTRRWEDLDTDILVKIFLLLDIFELTSGIAHVCSAWRMACCDQLLWKTLDLSMLRSNFIKIPMEPFVYVAEQSDKKLTRLLKISLNLSRQSIVTLIFHFNLYVSDDQLTYTAERCPRLKRLVLPAWNRIKSTGMCKAIRSWKELESLTMPTIENAPYFLDEIATNCKNFSELKIMGPCNIFFASILATYFPKLRVLSLRCSTLYRDVLIFILDSLEHLEVLNISHCILMEGLPPPHYKKIINEIDSTIRQKASRLREFITCMDDSCIMCQRTRTDEGIIRWYKYEEGFWKVDEVKSLAL; via the exons ATGGAAGGCATTGTTTCGAACACGAGGAGATGGGAGGATCTGGACACAGATATTTTGGTGAAGATTTTTCTGTTGCTTGACATCTTCGAGTTAACTTCTGGCATTGCTCATGTTTGTAGCGCATGGCGCATGGCTTGCTGTGATCAACTTCTTTGGAAGACACTTGATTTGTCAATGTTGAGAAGTAACTTCATCAAGATTCCAATGGAGCCTTTTGTTTACGTTGCTGAACAATCTGATAAGAAATTAACCCGATTATTGAAGATTTCCTTGAACCTCAGCAGGCAGAGTATAGTGACATTAATCTTCCATTTCAACTTGTATGTAAGTGATGATCAGTTGACATACACTGCTGAAAG GTGCCCACGGCTCAAACGCCTTGTTCTGCCGGCTTGGAACAGAATTAAAAGTACAGGAATGTGCAAGGCAATCCGTTCCTGGAAAGAGCTGGAGTCTTTGACAATGCCTACTATAGAAAACGCGCCATATTTTCTAGATGAAATTGCAACAAACTGCAAGAACTTCAGTGAACTCAAGATTATGGGGCCATGTAACATCTTCTTTGCTTCAATTCTTGCTAcatattttccaaaattgaGAGTCTTGAGCCTTCGGTGCTCAACCCTATACAGAGATGTTCTCATTTTCATCCTAGACAGCTTAGAACATTTAGAAGTGCTCAACATATCACATTGCATTCTAATGGAAGGTCTCCCCCCTCCtcactataaaaaaattatcaatgaaaTTGATTCTACTATTCGCCAAAAGGCTTCTCGATTGCGCGAATTTATCACATGCATGGATGACTCGTGCATCATGTGCCAACGTACAAGAACTGATGAAGGGATAATTAGGTGGTACAAGTACGAGGAAGGATTTTGGAAAGTAGATGAGGTGAAGTCTCTTGCACTTTAA
- the LOC25485083 gene encoding F-box/LRR-repeat protein At3g48880, whose protein sequence is MEDVVSNTRRWEDLDTDILVKIFQLLDIFELTSGIAHVCSAWRMACCDPLLWKTLDLSMLRSNFIKIPLEPFVYVDERSDKKLTRLLKISLNLSRMSIVTLIFHFNLYVSDDQLTYTAERCPHLKRLVLPAWNRIKRTGMCKAIRCWKELESLTMPSIANPPYFLEEIATNCKNFSELKIMGPCDIFFASTLAAFVPKLRFLSLRCSTLYRDVLILILDSLEHLEVLNISHCILMECLPPPQHKKIINEIDSTIRQKASRLREFITCMDDSCIMCQRTRTDEGIVRWYKYEEGFWKEDEVKSLAL, encoded by the exons ATGGAAGACGTTGTTTCGAACACGAGGAGATGGGAGGATCTGGACACAGATATTTTGGTGAAGATTTTTCAGTTGCTTGACATATTCGAGTTAACTTCTGGCATTGCTCATGTTTGTAGCGCATGGCGCATGGCTTGTTGTGATCCACTTCTTTGGAAGACACTTGATTTGTCAATGTTGAGAAGTAACTTCATCAAGATTCCATTAGAGCCTTTTGTTTACGTTGATGAACGGTCTGATAAGAAATTAACCCGATTATTGAAGATTTCCTTGAATCTGAGCAGAATGAGTATAGTGACATTAATCTTCCATTTCAACTTGTACGTGAGTGATGATCAGTTGACATACACTGCTGAAAG GTGCCCACATCTCAAACGACTGGTTCTGCCGGCTTGGAACAGAATTAAAAGAACAGGAATGTGCAAGGCAATCCGTTGCTGGAAAGAGCTAGAGTCTCTAACAATGCCTAGTATAGCAAACCCGCCATATTTTCTAGAGGAAATTGCAACAAACTGCAAGAACTTCAGTGAACTCAAGATTATGGGGCCATGTGACATCTTCTTTGCTTCAACTCTTGCTGCATTTGTTCCAAAATTGAGATTCTTGAGCCTTCGGTGTTCAACGCTATATAGGGATGTTCTCATTCTCATCCTAGACAGCTTAGAACATTTAGAAGTGCTCAATATATCACATTGCATTCTAATGGAATGTCTCCCCCCTcctcaacataaaaaaattatcaatgaaaTTGATTCTACTATCCGCCAGAAGGCTTCTCGATTGCGCGAATTTATCACATGCATGGATGACTCGTGTATCATGTGCCAACGTACAAGAACTGATGAAGGGATAGTTAGGTGGTACAAGTATGAGGAAGGATTTTGGAAAGAAGATGAGGTGAAGTCTCTTGCACTCTAA